The Carnobacterium divergens genome includes a window with the following:
- a CDS encoding energy-coupling factor transporter transmembrane component T family protein, protein MSDQQILGYIPDNTPIHRLNGASKLICLILFSVACMTTFDTRFLIFMSLFSLALFKVSHIKWRQISFVLKFIFFFSLLNIVAVYLFSPEYGVDLYGSRTVLIEGIGRYTITSEQLFYEFNLILKYFCTIPLALIFLLTTNPSEFASSLNRIGISYKISYAVALAMRYIPDIQEDFYSISQAQQARGFEMSKKGRLLSRIKGIARIILPLIFSSLDRIEVISTAMELRRFGKNKKRTWYAERPYQKMDYVAVIVAIAILMISFSLFYINGSRFYNPFQ, encoded by the coding sequence ATGAGCGACCAACAAATTTTAGGGTATATTCCAGACAATACGCCTATTCATCGTTTAAATGGTGCGTCTAAATTAATTTGTTTAATTTTATTTTCAGTTGCCTGTATGACGACCTTTGATACGCGTTTTTTGATTTTTATGAGTTTGTTTTCGTTGGCTTTATTTAAGGTATCTCATATTAAATGGCGTCAAATTTCGTTTGTTTTAAAGTTTATTTTCTTTTTTTCACTGTTGAATATCGTGGCAGTCTACCTATTTTCACCGGAATATGGAGTCGATTTATACGGATCTAGAACAGTTCTGATTGAAGGTATTGGGCGATATACGATTACGAGTGAGCAATTATTTTACGAATTTAACTTGATTTTGAAATATTTCTGTACGATTCCGTTAGCGTTGATTTTTTTATTAACTACAAATCCAAGTGAATTTGCTTCAAGCTTGAATCGAATTGGAATTAGTTATAAAATCAGCTATGCTGTGGCGTTAGCGATGCGTTATATTCCAGATATCCAAGAAGATTTTTATAGTATTTCTCAAGCGCAACAAGCAAGAGGGTTTGAAATGTCTAAAAAAGGGCGTTTGCTCTCTCGAATCAAAGGCATTGCACGGATTATTTTGCCATTGATTTTTTCAAGTCTTGATCGGATTGAGGTTATTAGTACAGCGATGGAATTAAGGCGTTTTGGTAAAAATAAAAAACGAACCTGGTATGCGGAAAGACCTTATCAAAAGATGGATTATGTTGCAGTAATTGTTGCAATTGCGATTTTAATGATAAGTTTTAGCCTGTTTTATATAAATGGCAGTCGATTTTATAATCCGTTTCAATAA
- a CDS encoding ABC transporter ATP-binding protein, whose translation MKKPIITFENFTFQYHSQSEPTLYDLDLTIYEGEKVLIVGPSGSGKSTFAQCMNGLIPNIYEGTITGSVMVNGKKLKESSVVDLSFDVGTVLQDPDGQFIGLTVAEDIAFSLENDAVSQRSMKQAVQKWSKVVDISSHLDNRPQALSGGQKQRVSMAGVLVDEVPILLFDEPLANLDPAAGKQAIELIDQIHQESKTTVLIIEHRLEDVLYCDVDRILVFSEGRIISDCGPDELLRTDILAETGIREPLYITAMKYAGVDLEALPDLANLKKLHSPYLKEEMEQWLNAIPEIRIPKHETPLLTLEDLSYRYRKDKPFVLDDVSVTFNKGEMLSIVGKNGAGKSTLSKAICGFIKPSFTDMRWEGTDFSTLSIKERADHIGYVMQNPNQMISKTMIFDEVALGLVLRGVSEEEIKERVEKVLKVCGLYSYRNWPISALSFGQKKRVTIAAILVLNPEMIILDEPTAGQDFKHYTEMMTFLEKLNQLGVSVVMITHDMHLMLEYTNRALVVADGEILADTESVNVLTNQELIEKASLKETTLFTFAKVLGMADPFSFTKKFIAYDREVRLK comes from the coding sequence ATGAAGAAACCAATAATTACATTTGAAAACTTTACGTTCCAATACCATAGTCAATCAGAGCCCACTTTATATGATCTTGATTTAACCATCTACGAAGGGGAAAAAGTCTTAATTGTTGGGCCAAGTGGGTCTGGGAAATCAACTTTTGCTCAATGTATGAATGGTCTGATTCCAAATATATATGAAGGAACGATAACCGGTTCCGTAATGGTAAATGGAAAGAAGTTAAAAGAAAGCAGCGTTGTAGATTTGTCATTTGATGTAGGAACGGTTTTGCAAGATCCAGATGGTCAATTTATTGGGCTGACGGTGGCTGAAGATATTGCCTTTTCTTTGGAAAATGATGCAGTCTCACAACGTTCAATGAAGCAAGCTGTTCAAAAATGGTCAAAAGTAGTGGATATTTCATCCCATTTAGACAACCGACCACAAGCTTTATCAGGAGGTCAAAAACAGCGAGTGTCGATGGCAGGAGTATTAGTAGACGAAGTGCCAATTTTATTATTTGATGAGCCACTAGCTAATTTAGATCCAGCTGCGGGAAAGCAAGCAATTGAATTAATCGATCAAATTCACCAAGAATCGAAGACAACTGTTTTAATTATCGAGCATCGTTTAGAAGATGTGTTGTATTGTGATGTTGACCGTATTTTGGTTTTTTCAGAAGGACGAATTATTTCAGATTGTGGGCCGGATGAATTGTTGCGCACAGATATTTTAGCGGAAACGGGAATTCGTGAACCTTTATACATTACCGCTATGAAATATGCGGGAGTCGATTTAGAAGCATTGCCAGATTTAGCGAATTTAAAAAAATTACACAGTCCGTATTTGAAAGAGGAAATGGAACAGTGGTTGAACGCAATCCCTGAAATTCGTATTCCAAAGCATGAAACGCCGTTATTGACGTTAGAAGACCTTTCGTATCGTTATCGTAAAGACAAACCCTTTGTGTTAGATGACGTTTCAGTGACGTTTAATAAGGGAGAGATGTTAAGTATTGTTGGGAAAAATGGTGCGGGTAAATCAACGCTATCAAAGGCTATTTGTGGTTTTATTAAACCAAGCTTTACGGATATGCGTTGGGAAGGAACTGATTTTTCAACATTGTCTATTAAGGAGCGGGCAGATCATATTGGGTACGTGATGCAGAATCCAAATCAAATGATTTCTAAGACGATGATTTTTGACGAAGTAGCGTTAGGTTTAGTATTGCGAGGCGTTTCAGAAGAAGAAATTAAGGAACGCGTTGAAAAAGTCTTAAAAGTTTGTGGCTTATATTCTTATCGGAATTGGCCTATTTCAGCATTGAGTTTTGGCCAGAAAAAACGTGTGACGATTGCAGCGATTTTAGTGCTAAATCCAGAAATGATTATTTTAGATGAACCAACGGCTGGGCAAGACTTTAAACATTACACAGAGATGATGACATTTTTGGAAAAACTTAATCAGCTAGGTGTGAGTGTTGTGATGATTACTCATGATATGCATTTAATGTTAGAGTATACCAATCGTGCGCTGGTTGTAGCAGATGGAGAAATTTTAGCCGATACGGAGTCCGTCAATGTTTTGACAAATCAAGAACTAATTGAAAAAGCATCGTTAAAAGAAACCACCTTATTTACTTTTGCTAAAGTGCTTGGAATGGCGGATCCCTTTAGTTTTACGAAGAAATTTATAGCATATGATCGTGAGGTGCGTCTAAAATGA
- a CDS encoding ECF-type riboflavin transporter substrate-binding protein has translation MKKELSVKTIVAIGIGSALFVILGRFAVIPTGIPNTNLETAYPFLALMAVLFGPIAGGLIGLIGHTLKDFTTYGGAWWSWIVCSGIIGVIYGLAGSKIKLAAGEFGKKEIFRFNVYQVIGNIVVWAGIAPVLDILIYSEPANKVFAQGVLASILNIISVGILGTLMMVVYAATRTKKGSLKKD, from the coding sequence ATGAAAAAAGAATTATCAGTAAAAACCATTGTAGCAATTGGAATCGGTTCGGCATTATTTGTTATTTTAGGTCGTTTTGCAGTGATTCCAACAGGTATTCCAAATACAAACTTAGAAACAGCCTATCCGTTTTTAGCGTTGATGGCAGTTTTATTTGGTCCGATTGCAGGTGGTTTGATTGGTTTGATTGGTCATACACTTAAGGATTTCACAACGTATGGTGGAGCTTGGTGGAGTTGGATTGTGTGTTCAGGAATTATTGGCGTGATTTATGGTCTTGCAGGCAGTAAAATTAAACTGGCAGCAGGTGAATTTGGAAAGAAAGAAATTTTCCGCTTTAATGTGTATCAAGTAATTGGAAATATTGTTGTTTGGGCAGGAATTGCACCTGTTTTAGATATTTTAATATACAGTGAACCGGCGAATAAAGTCTTTGCACAAGGCGTTTTAGCGAGTATTTTGAATATTATTTCAGTAGGAATCTTAGGCACGCTAATGATGGTTGTGTATGCTGCTACTCGTACGAAAAAAGGGAGTTTGAAAAAAGACTAG
- a CDS encoding SAM hydrolase/SAM-dependent halogenase family protein, translating to MGKYLVLQTDFGLGDGAVSAMYGVAHMVSDEVVVENLTHDIPPYDIWVASYRLYQTVQYWPKGTVFVSVVDPGVGSDRRSIVCKTESGHYIITPDNGSLTHIKHYQGLAEVRRIDELTSRLPHSEESHTFHGRDIYAYNGARLASGEINFEDLGEVVEPETLQQLELVDANEAKGILTGSIDVLDIRFGSLWTNIPLALFKEAGIVHGDSIQVSIFHEGNQVYQNIMMFAKSFADVHIGEPLVYVNSLVNMGVAVNQDSFSRLYHIGTGSSWTIQLRKAPKVIFD from the coding sequence GTGGGGAAATATTTAGTATTGCAAACAGATTTTGGTTTAGGCGATGGAGCCGTTAGTGCGATGTATGGCGTAGCGCATATGGTAAGTGATGAAGTGGTTGTGGAGAATTTAACCCATGATATTCCACCTTATGATATTTGGGTGGCTTCTTATCGATTGTATCAAACCGTACAATATTGGCCAAAGGGAACCGTTTTTGTTTCAGTTGTAGATCCTGGAGTTGGCAGTGATCGTAGAAGTATTGTGTGTAAAACGGAATCAGGTCACTATATCATCACGCCAGATAATGGTTCATTAACACATATTAAGCACTATCAAGGGTTAGCAGAAGTACGTCGAATTGATGAATTAACCAGCCGTTTGCCTCATTCTGAGGAAAGTCATACGTTCCACGGTCGGGATATTTATGCCTATAACGGTGCGCGATTGGCGAGTGGTGAAATCAATTTTGAAGATTTAGGCGAAGTAGTGGAGCCAGAAACGTTGCAACAGTTAGAATTAGTAGATGCAAATGAAGCAAAAGGGATTTTAACAGGGAGCATCGATGTATTGGATATCCGATTTGGTTCTTTATGGACGAATATTCCATTAGCGTTATTTAAAGAAGCTGGAATTGTCCATGGCGATTCAATTCAAGTGTCTATTTTTCATGAAGGCAATCAAGTGTATCAAAATATTATGATGTTTGCTAAATCATTTGCAGATGTTCATATTGGGGAACCGCTTGTTTATGTTAATTCATTAGTCAATATGGGTGTAGCGGTTAATCAAGATTCATTTTCACGTTTGTATCACATTGGAACCGGGTCTTCTTGGACGATTCAATTGCGTAAGGCACCAAAAGTAATTTTTGACTAA
- the murB gene encoding UDP-N-acetylmuramate dehydrogenase, with product MSIKQLKKQFPNVTMKENEPLANYTYTETGGPADLLIFPKTEKEVVELVTWIKEFDLPLTVLGNASNLIVKDGGIRGVVMILTDMKAIVVEGNRVIAQSGAKLIDTSYAGLKASLTGLEFACGIPGSIGGAVFMNAGAYEGEVSEVLESTLVLTSEGEVKRLSNQELEFSYRHSVLQTNGSIILEAVFDLKKGDHEMIQKRMEELTFLRESKQPLEYPSCGSVFKRPTGYFTGKLIQEAGLQGKIWGGAQISEKHAGFIVNINQATATDYIELIAHIQEVILKNTGVVLETEVRIIGEDPIV from the coding sequence ATGTCTATTAAACAATTAAAAAAACAATTTCCCAATGTGACGATGAAAGAAAATGAACCTTTAGCCAACTACACGTATACTGAAACCGGCGGACCAGCTGATTTACTTATTTTCCCAAAGACTGAAAAAGAAGTCGTAGAGCTTGTGACGTGGATCAAGGAATTTGATTTGCCTTTAACCGTACTTGGCAATGCTAGCAATTTGATTGTAAAAGACGGTGGGATTCGTGGAGTCGTGATGATTTTGACGGATATGAAAGCTATTGTTGTGGAGGGCAATCGAGTCATTGCTCAAAGTGGTGCGAAGTTAATCGATACCTCCTATGCTGGTTTAAAAGCAAGTTTAACGGGTTTGGAATTTGCATGTGGCATTCCAGGTAGTATTGGTGGAGCGGTATTTATGAATGCAGGAGCTTATGAAGGTGAAGTGAGTGAAGTGCTAGAAAGCACGCTTGTTTTAACCTCTGAAGGTGAAGTAAAGCGATTATCGAATCAAGAATTAGAGTTTAGCTATCGCCACAGCGTGCTACAAACAAATGGCAGTATTATTTTAGAAGCCGTTTTTGATTTGAAAAAAGGCGATCATGAAATGATTCAAAAACGAATGGAAGAATTGACGTTTTTACGTGAATCGAAACAACCGTTAGAATACCCATCTTGCGGGAGTGTTTTTAAACGACCAACAGGCTATTTTACTGGAAAATTGATTCAAGAAGCAGGGTTACAAGGGAAGATTTGGGGGGGCGCTCAAATTTCTGAAAAACATGCAGGCTTTATTGTGAATATTAATCAAGCAACGGCTACGGATTATATTGAATTGATTGCTCATATCCAAGAAGTTATTTTAAAAAATACTGGTGTTGTATTGGAAACCGAAGTTCGAATTATCGGGGAAGATCCAATTGTATAA
- a CDS encoding YdcF family protein, whose protein sequence is MKWIKKIFLFGISLLLVGLIIIGSLIFLGTRETPEKNADTMLILGAQVRKNPAVPSKVLQERLDASLPYLKENPTTKVIVSGGQGPDESDTEANVMKQYLIAHGIDEKRIQKEDRSTRTEENIANSKKWLHSNHVVIVTSDFHMYRALMLAKRADIQASGLPAKSTSSATFKSYCREFLALPYGILKDW, encoded by the coding sequence ATGAAATGGATAAAAAAAATCTTTCTTTTTGGAATCTCTCTATTATTAGTAGGTTTAATAATAATCGGAAGTTTAATTTTTTTAGGAACAAGAGAAACACCCGAGAAAAATGCAGATACTATGCTTATTTTAGGTGCACAAGTTCGAAAAAATCCAGCAGTACCAAGTAAAGTGTTACAAGAAAGATTAGATGCTAGTCTTCCCTATTTAAAAGAAAACCCCACTACTAAAGTTATTGTCAGTGGTGGACAAGGACCTGATGAATCAGATACCGAAGCAAACGTGATGAAGCAGTATTTAATTGCTCATGGCATTGACGAAAAACGGATTCAAAAAGAAGACCGCTCAACACGCACAGAAGAAAATATCGCTAATTCAAAAAAATGGCTCCATTCAAATCATGTTGTAATCGTAACAAGCGATTTCCACATGTACCGCGCGTTGATGTTGGCTAAGCGTGCAGATATCCAAGCCAGTGGGCTTCCTGCAAAATCAACGAGCTCTGCTACCTTTAAAAGCTATTGTCGTGAATTTTTAGCATTGCCTTATGGGATTTTGAAGGATTGGTAA
- a CDS encoding Gfo/Idh/MocA family protein: MKKIGVIGLGGIAQKAYLPVMMTMSDEVDWHFYTRNQEKLAQIGKQYRVEKLYSTIEQLIESGITMAFVHTATETHGQIIKQLLENKIHVYVDKPISENLEEVKELMELASEKKVQLVTGFNRRFAPMIQKLKAVPDKNMLFIQKNKTNSQTKVQRGIYDMFIHVLDTAVYLLDEPILKTSYYLKTEGEYLKNCVMEIITENSICIASMNYMSGANTETAEVMSTVGGTHRVVNLTEYEGNQNGEKTIIEFGDWETTLEKRGFAPIIRKFIEGVETGEAAVSMDSALTSHQLCQKIVTGEIRHTL, from the coding sequence ATGAAAAAAATAGGTGTAATCGGATTAGGCGGAATTGCTCAGAAGGCTTATTTACCAGTAATGATGACGATGAGTGACGAAGTCGATTGGCATTTTTATACACGAAATCAAGAAAAATTAGCACAAATTGGCAAACAGTACCGTGTGGAGAAGCTTTATTCAACCATTGAACAGCTGATTGAAAGTGGTATTACAATGGCATTTGTTCATACGGCGACCGAAACCCACGGTCAAATAATCAAACAATTACTAGAAAATAAGATTCATGTGTATGTGGATAAACCGATTAGTGAGAACCTTGAAGAAGTAAAAGAATTAATGGAATTAGCTTCTGAAAAAAAAGTGCAATTAGTAACAGGTTTTAATCGTCGCTTTGCGCCAATGATTCAAAAACTAAAAGCCGTACCAGATAAGAATATGCTCTTTATTCAAAAGAACAAAACGAACAGTCAAACAAAAGTACAACGAGGAATTTATGATATGTTTATCCATGTGTTAGATACAGCTGTTTATTTATTAGATGAACCGATTTTAAAAACATCGTATTATTTGAAAACAGAAGGAGAGTATCTAAAAAATTGTGTAATGGAAATCATTACTGAAAATTCAATTTGCATCGCCTCTATGAACTACATGTCGGGAGCGAATACAGAAACAGCTGAAGTGATGTCAACTGTTGGTGGAACCCATCGAGTGGTTAATTTAACGGAATATGAAGGCAATCAGAATGGTGAAAAAACGATAATTGAATTTGGCGATTGGGAAACAACTTTGGAAAAAAGAGGATTTGCTCCAATTATTCGTAAATTTATTGAAGGAGTTGAAACGGGTGAAGCAGCTGTGTCAATGGATTCAGCGTTAACTAGTCATCAACTGTGTCAAAAAATTGTGACTGGAGAAATTAGACATACGTTATAA
- a CDS encoding exodeoxyribonuclease III — MKLISWNVNGLRAVVKKGFVDIFNTLDADFFCLQETKLQEGQIDLDLPGYFQYWNYAVKKGYSGTAIFTKREPLEVFYGLGKEEHDQEGRVITLRYSDYYVVTVYTPNSQNELKRLDYRMTWEEDFLAYLLTLDQDKPVIMCGDLNVAHENIDLKNWKTNRKNAGFSDEERQKFTDFLNEGFIDTFRYFYPDLEGAYSWWSYRFNARANNAGWRIDYFCVSEKLKSQLIAAKIHHDILGSDHCPVELEIDL, encoded by the coding sequence ATGAAATTGATTTCATGGAACGTCAACGGGTTACGTGCTGTCGTCAAAAAAGGCTTTGTTGATATTTTTAATACACTTGATGCTGATTTTTTCTGCTTACAAGAAACAAAACTTCAAGAAGGACAAATTGATTTGGACTTACCAGGCTATTTCCAATATTGGAACTATGCGGTTAAAAAAGGCTATTCAGGAACTGCCATTTTCACCAAACGTGAACCTTTAGAAGTTTTTTACGGCTTAGGAAAAGAAGAACATGATCAAGAGGGACGCGTTATCACACTGCGTTATTCTGACTATTATGTGGTAACTGTCTATACGCCTAATTCACAAAACGAACTCAAACGCTTAGATTATCGCATGACGTGGGAAGAAGATTTTTTAGCATACTTATTAACCTTAGATCAAGACAAACCCGTTATTATGTGTGGCGATTTAAATGTAGCCCACGAAAACATTGATTTAAAAAATTGGAAAACCAATCGAAAAAATGCTGGATTTTCTGATGAAGAACGTCAAAAATTCACTGATTTTTTAAACGAAGGATTTATTGACACATTCCGTTATTTTTATCCAGATTTAGAGGGCGCTTATTCTTGGTGGAGCTATCGCTTCAATGCAAGGGCAAACAACGCCGGATGGCGCATCGATTATTTCTGTGTCTCTGAAAAGCTAAAATCACAATTAATTGCGGCAAAAATCCACCATGACATTCTGGGTAGCGACCATTGTCCTGTTGAATTGGAAATTGACTTATAA
- a CDS encoding cation-translocating P-type ATPase — protein sequence MSFYQQDEEKILKDLTSSIDGLQNSEVKKRQEKDGFNELKTKTTDSALKLFLGTFKDAMVIVLLIVAVIQMALGDVMESLIIFAVLMVNSIVSVIQTKKAEGSLDALKQLSAPLAKVVRNGVKEVIPAREIVVGDIVLLDAGDYVPADGRLLESGSLRVDEGMLTGESVPVEKDTKTIEGEVPLGDRFNMVYSGSMVVYGRGLFVVTGTANNTEIGKVASLLDSASNKATPLQVKLDAFSKKLGVGILVLCVLIFAIQAVRIYLGEPKDLTTEIIHAFMFAVAVAVAAIPEALQSIVTIVLSVGTNKMAKKHAIIRKLPAVETLGSTSVICTDKTGTLTQNKMTVVDYYLPNGQTGDFNADPTSWSISENRLIEIAVLCNDSGISEEGQEIGDPTEVALIAYSNKLNLPYQNLRSKFPREDELPFDSDRKLMSTIHTIDNERVLLTKGGPDVVFNRCTSVLLDGEVVPLTDELLTRFSTQNEEFSNRALRVLAYAYKPFSKDNTLDADAEHDLILVGITAMIDPPREAVYAAIDEANKAGIHTVMITGDHKTTAKAIGREIGLMAEDDIALTGQELDALSDDELDAKLEKISVYARVSPENKIRIVRAWQKKGNITAMTGDGVNDAPALKQADIGIAMGSGTDVAKDAAAMVLTDDNFVSIISAVEVGRNVFDNIKKAIAYLFAGNLGAIIAIIAALVMDWVNPFTALQLLFINLVNDSLPAIALGMEKAEPDVMDRKPRDVNEGIFAGDTLKSVLYRGILIGIAVIISQYIGLSYSNEMSIAMAFTTLILARTLQTFAARSNTQTAFGAGFFSNKYVLLAVGVCSVLYAFTVLPGVREIFSIPANFGWDQWLVAAGLALGAVILMEITKIITNKLK from the coding sequence TTGTCATTTTATCAACAAGATGAGGAAAAAATATTAAAAGATCTAACTAGTTCTATTGACGGACTACAAAATAGCGAGGTTAAAAAACGTCAAGAAAAAGATGGTTTCAATGAACTAAAAACTAAAACAACTGATTCTGCTTTAAAATTATTTCTAGGTACATTCAAGGATGCCATGGTCATCGTCTTACTAATTGTAGCGGTCATTCAAATGGCACTTGGAGATGTAATGGAGTCTTTGATTATTTTTGCAGTACTGATGGTTAATTCAATTGTAAGTGTGATTCAAACAAAGAAAGCTGAAGGTTCACTAGATGCTTTAAAACAACTATCCGCTCCTCTTGCAAAAGTCGTACGTAATGGCGTTAAAGAAGTTATTCCTGCTAGAGAAATCGTAGTTGGTGATATTGTTCTTCTAGATGCTGGCGATTATGTACCTGCAGACGGTCGCTTGTTAGAATCCGGTTCTTTGCGTGTGGATGAAGGCATGCTGACAGGTGAATCTGTTCCCGTCGAAAAAGACACTAAAACAATTGAAGGTGAAGTGCCATTAGGCGACCGCTTTAATATGGTTTATAGTGGTTCAATGGTCGTTTATGGTCGTGGACTTTTCGTTGTAACCGGTACTGCTAATAATACCGAGATTGGTAAAGTTGCAAGTCTGCTTGATAGCGCTAGTAATAAAGCTACTCCTCTACAAGTTAAATTAGATGCTTTTAGTAAAAAATTAGGGGTTGGCATTTTAGTTTTATGTGTTTTGATTTTTGCCATCCAAGCTGTTCGTATTTATCTTGGTGAGCCAAAAGATTTAACAACTGAAATCATCCATGCCTTTATGTTTGCTGTTGCCGTAGCTGTTGCAGCGATTCCTGAAGCATTGCAATCGATTGTTACGATTGTTCTTTCAGTCGGTACTAATAAAATGGCCAAAAAACATGCGATTATTCGTAAGTTACCTGCTGTTGAAACATTAGGCTCAACTAGTGTCATTTGTACAGATAAAACAGGAACTCTAACTCAAAATAAAATGACTGTCGTAGATTATTATTTACCAAATGGTCAAACAGGTGATTTCAACGCTGATCCTACTTCGTGGTCTATTTCAGAAAATCGTTTAATCGAAATTGCGGTTTTATGTAATGACTCTGGTATCAGTGAAGAAGGTCAAGAAATTGGAGACCCCACAGAGGTAGCCTTAATTGCATACAGCAATAAATTGAATTTACCTTACCAAAACTTACGTTCAAAATTCCCTCGTGAAGATGAATTGCCTTTTGATTCAGATCGTAAATTGATGTCCACTATTCATACGATTGACAACGAACGCGTTTTATTGACTAAAGGTGGACCTGACGTGGTCTTTAATCGTTGTACTAGTGTCTTATTAGACGGCGAAGTAGTGCCTTTGACAGATGAATTATTAACTCGTTTTTCAACACAAAATGAAGAATTTTCAAATCGTGCGTTGCGTGTCTTAGCTTATGCTTACAAACCGTTCAGCAAAGACAATACTTTAGATGCAGATGCCGAACACGACTTAATCTTAGTTGGGATTACGGCAATGATTGATCCTCCTCGTGAAGCCGTTTATGCAGCGATTGACGAAGCGAATAAAGCCGGTATCCACACCGTTATGATTACAGGTGACCATAAAACGACTGCTAAAGCAATTGGACGTGAAATTGGTTTAATGGCAGAGGATGATATCGCCTTAACAGGTCAAGAATTAGATGCTTTATCTGATGATGAATTGGATGCTAAATTAGAAAAAATTTCTGTCTATGCCCGTGTTTCTCCTGAAAACAAAATCAGAATTGTTCGTGCTTGGCAGAAAAAAGGCAATATCACTGCAATGACTGGTGATGGCGTGAACGACGCTCCTGCTTTAAAACAAGCGGACATCGGAATTGCAATGGGTAGTGGAACAGACGTTGCTAAGGACGCTGCAGCAATGGTGTTAACAGATGATAACTTTGTTTCCATTATCAGTGCTGTTGAAGTTGGACGTAATGTCTTTGATAACATCAAAAAAGCCATTGCCTATCTATTTGCAGGAAACTTAGGGGCTATTATTGCAATCATTGCGGCTTTAGTAATGGATTGGGTGAACCCGTTTACTGCTCTTCAACTTCTATTTATTAACTTAGTAAATGATTCCTTACCTGCAATTGCACTAGGAATGGAAAAAGCTGAGCCTGACGTAATGGACCGTAAGCCAAGAGATGTAAATGAAGGCATCTTTGCTGGGGACACCTTAAAATCTGTCCTTTATCGTGGTATTTTGATTGGGATTGCCGTAATTATTTCACAATACATTGGACTAAGTTATTCCAATGAAATGAGTATCGCAATGGCCTTTACAACCTTGATTTTAGCAAGAACGTTACAAACTTTTGCAGCACGTTCAAATACTCAAACAGCTTTTGGTGCTGGTTTCTTCAGTAACAAATATGTATTATTAGCAGTTGGTGTTTGTTCGGTACTTTACGCCTTTACTGTCTTGCCAGGTGTTCGTGAAATCTTCTCTATTCCAGCGAACTTTGGTTGGGATCAATGGCTTGTTGCTGCTGGTCTTGCACTTGGAGCTGTCATTTTAATGGAAATTACAAAAATCATTACAAATAAACTTAAATAA